The window CCTTATAAAAATTACCGGCAAGATTTTTCCCGCTTGTCTGTAAGCCCGTGCACTTACTGCCCCAAGAGGGTCATTGTCATGGATTTATGTTCCTCCTGCCTTTTGCTAACTATTCAATTGTCAATCCCTTATATTTGCGCAATATTGGAAAGGGGTATCCTTTCCGGAACCAACTGGACCCTGAATTGGTTGGCTTAAGAATATGATCCGATCGCTACATAAGGTTATTTGATCTTCAACAAAGGCATAAGGGGGGAGCTGTCCCGTCTATGCCTTTGTCGCATATAACAGGGGTCCGGCTTTGTTTTTTAACCAGGTTAACCGGCAATCTTCCGGGAGGCAGATTAGTTTAAGCAGTAAAAAAAATAGTAACATTGCTTGCTTGGCAATTCGTTCAATATTTGATTTAAATGGTTGAAAATCAATTTATGCGAATTGTTTGGCATGATTGTAGTTGAGAGTGGCCCGTTCCAAAGGCCCGGGTGATCCTTTTGCCTGAAAATGCTTGGTCAGAGTCGTCGACTGTGACTGAGGTGGCGAAGCCCTGCCCGGGCGCATGGTTGTACGGTGAATTTGGTTAACTTAAGGCCTTTAAACAGTGAGTTCAGGAAATTGCGCTTATGGAAAAAAGATCCTGGTATGCCCTGTATACCAAGCCAAGGTGGGAAAAAAAGGTGAATGAACTCTTGCATAAAAAAGGGTTTGAAAGCTATTGTCCCTTAAATAAAGTACGGCGGAAATGGAGTGACCGGTATAAAGTGATCGAGGAACCGCTGTTCAAAAGTTATGTATTCGTTTGCCTCTCTGACAAGGAGAAGACCGATGTCCGCATGCTGGATGGGGTGGTGAACTTTGTGTATTGGCTGGGCAAGCCTGCCAGGGTAAAGCAGGAGGAGATCGAGAAGATCAAGCGTTTCCTTGGCGAACATTCCCATGTTGAAGTAGAGCAACTGCCGGCATTGGAACCCGGCGTGAAAGTGGTGATCAATGCCGGTGTTTTCATGGACCATGAAGCAAGGGTGATCACGGAGGGGAAAAAGGATGTAGAGCTCCTGATCGAAAGCCTGGGCCTGAAACTGGTCGCCAGGATCGGCAAGGACAAAGTGAGCATTCAATCTTGACCCGGATATATTATTAATGGTTTCAACTAATTATTGTTACCCCACAACTACTGTATGCTGAATAAGCTGATGCCTGGTGCAGTGCTCTTGTCTGCACTTTTTTTATTGGTTGGCTGTATGGCCAGTAAGAAGAACCATGAACAGCGCCTCTACCTGCAGGGAATCGATTCCCTCAAGTATAAGGAACTGGCCGTACCGGTACCGGTGATCAAAAAAGGTGACCTGCTGACCATACTGGTGTATAGTGACAGCAAGGATGCCACCGAACTCTTCAACCAGCCGCAAGGCGGAAGTACCGGTGGCGCAATGGGTGGAAACTCCAGTAACCTTTCTTCCACCGGCCGTGGCTACCAGGTGGATGAGAATGGCCAGATCTATTTTCATTCCCTTGGCCTGCTCAAGGTAGAAGGTATGACCAAATCTGAACTGGCTGTATTGCTGCGGGATAAGCTCAAAGTGTATTTACAGAACCCCTATGTCACGGTCCGGTATACCAATGCCAGGGTAACCGTATTGGGGGAAGTGGCCAAGCCCGGGGTGATCGAATTGCCTGACCAGAAAGTATCCATTTTGGATGTGCTCGGTTGGTCGGGTGACCTTACTCCCTTTGGCCGGCGGGATAATATTTTAGTGGTAAGGGAAATAGATGGCCAGCGGGTCACCGGCAGGCTGGATATCCGCAGTTCGGATATTTATGGATCGCCTTTCTTCTACCTGCAGCAGAACGACATGGTCTATATTGAACCCAACCGTCGCAAGCCGACAGGGAACGAGCAGGTGTTGACCCGCAATATTGCCATTGGTACCAGTGTATTGTCAGTGATCGCTATCATAGCCTCCCTGATCGCCCGATAACATCCCATTCAATCTACTATGGATCAATCCAGTGAAAGCTTTGCAATAAAGAAACCGGATTTCACCCCCATGGAACTGGTGTTCCGTTACATCAAGTACCTGCCCTGGGTGGTGCTGAGCCTGGTGGTCTTTTTTATCCTGGCCTATATCAACCTGCGCTATACCCCCAATGTGTATAGCGCGAGGGGGCAGATGATCATCAAAAGCGAATCTCCCTATTCTACCGGGGACGAAAAATTCAATAGCCTCTTCCTGATGGATCAGGGTCCCAACCTGAACAATGAGATGGTGATCCTTCGCTCCACCAACCTGGTGCAGCGGGTAGTGAGGGACCTCGGCCTCCAGACCGAATATACCGGTGTAGGAAAAGTGAGGTCGACCCTATTGTACAAGACCAGCCCCATCAAACTGGAGATCCTGAAGAAGAAGGACTCTTCCGCCGTCTATTTCAAGGTGATCCTCATCGATAACAAACGTTATAAACTGGAAGGGGAAGAGCAGGAAAAACTTTCCGGCCAGCCCTTTGAGACCCCCCAGGGCCTGTTTCGGATCACCATCCAGGATATGCCTTTTATCGAATTCGATACAAAGGAGTTTGAAGTTGCTTATTACCCCGTTGATATTGCGGCGGAGCGCATGATCCCGGCCATAAATGTTAAGCAGGTGAATGAACAGGCCAATATCCTGGACATCTCCTTCCAAAGCACCGATATGCAGCTGGCCGCTGATTTTGTGAATTCCCTGATGGAGGAGTATGCCCAGCTGACCATCGAGGACAAGAATACCATTGCCCAAAATACCATCCGCTTTATTGACGACCGTCTTGACTCACTCAAGTCAGAATTGTCCGGGGTGGAAAATACCATCCAGCGTTTCCAGGAGACCAACCAGGGCATTGCGCTGGAGTCGCAGTCGGAACTTTATGTGAGCAGTATGAGTGAGATGGACAAGAAGACAAATGAGGTATTGGTAAGGAAGAAGGTATTGGAATGGCTGCGATCCTACCTGGCCAGCAAGGAGAATGACAACAATACGGTTCCCGTTAACCTTGGGGTGGAAGAGACTTCTATTATCCCTCTGATCGGTGCTTACAATGATTTACAGGTCAAGAAATCTGCCTTGTTGAAATCCACCACTGCCCAAAACCCAAAGGTAGTGGAGATGAGTACCAGCCTGGATAAACTCCGCCAGGACCTGGTAGAGGCCCTGAACAGTGTGGAGCGGGCCTATGATATTGAATTGGGGCAATTGCAGCAACGCTATAATCTGATCCAGCAAAAAGCCGTAAGCATCCCGGGTAAAGCCCGCCAATTGCTGAATGTGGAGCGCCAGCAAAAGATCAAGGAAGAACTCTATTTGTTGCTGCTTTCCAAGAAAGAAGAAGTGGCCATCGGAGCCGCTTCGGTATTGCCCAATTCTTCGGTACTGGAGAAGGCTACCAACCGCGGCAGCCTGGTAGCGCCGATCCGGAAATCAGTGTTCATGAAATTCCTGCTAATGGGGCTTGCCCTGCCGGTATTGATCATCGCGCTGATCGAATTCCTCAACGATAAGGTGACCATCCGGAGTGATATTGAAAAACAAACAGGGGCGCCTATTGCCGGTGAGATCGGCCGTTCCGAGGATCCCAGTCCCCTGCTGGTGACCCAGCAGAACAGGAGTTTCATCACCGAACAATTCCGGGCCATCCGCAGCAATATGGCCTACCTGGCCAGCAACGCGAAGAAGCCCACCATCCTGGTGACCTCCTCGATGAGTGGGGAAGGAAAATCCTTTATCAGTACCAATGTAGGTGCAGCCTATGCGTTGGCTGGTAAGAAGACCCTGATCCTGGAATTTGATATCCGCAAACCCAAGGTGGCTTCCAATCTGGGTGTGAGTACCCGAAAAGGGTTGTCGAGCTACCTGGTGACCAATGACGATCCCGAAGACCTGATCACCAAGGTACCTAATGTGGATGGGCTGTATATCTTCCCTTGCGGCGTGATACCGCCCAACCCGGCAGAAATGCTGCTCTTCCCCAAGATGGATGAATTGTTCGCCTGGGCCAAGCGCAATTTTGATGTGGTGATCATTGACTCGGCCCCGGTAGGTGTCGTGAGCGATGCCCTGACCCTGGGCAAATATGCCGATGCCACACTTTTCATTGTAAGGCAGGGCTATACCCATAAGAAGATGATCGAGATGGTGGAGAAGATCTACCAGCAGAACAGGTTGCCCGGATTGTCCCTGGTGATCAATGACGTGAAAGCGCAGCCCGGCTATGGCTATGGCTATGGTTACGGCTATGGTTATGGTTATGGCAAGAAAGGCTATATGGGGGATTATTTTGATAGTACAGGTAAATCCAAAACCTCTTTCCTGAAAAGCCTGTTCTCTAAAGACAAATGATGTGATCCTGATTGTTGGGATAATTAGAAATGTTGATCCTATTCCATTAATTAAATTATGCAATGCCATTCGAAGAAGAATTAGTTATAGAAGCGGGCCAGTCGGAAAGAAATTATTGGCGCGACTTGTGGAGGTTCAGGGAATTGTTCTATATCCTCAGCTGGAGGGATATCAAGGTCAGGTATAAACAAACTGTAATTGGTGCGGCATGGAGTATCCTCCGTCCCCTGCTGACCACCCTGATCTTTGCGTTCATTTTTGGCCGTGTGGCCAAGCTGGAAAACCCTGGATCCGCGCCTTACCTGCTGATGGTGTTCGCGGGGATGCTGCCCTGGCAATTCTTTGCCAATGCCATGTCGGATGCCAGCAATAGTTTGGTGGGCAATGCCAACCTGATCACCAAGGTTTATTTCCCGAGGATGATCGTACCGGCCAGTTCCATCATTACCAGTTTCGTTGATTTTGCCATCTCTTTTGGCTTGCTGGTATTGATCATGGCGTGGTACCAATTCCTGCCACCCATCCAAGTGTTGCTATTGCCAGTATTTATCCTAATTACCTTCCTTTGCGCATTGGGCATTGGATTGTTCCTCACGGCTTTGAATGTGAAGTATCGCGATTTCCGGTATATCGTTCCCTTTATCGTTCAGTTTGGTTTGTATATCACTCCTGTTGGATTTAATAGTAGCGTGATCCCCGATAAATGGCGAATGATCTATATCCTTAACCCCATGGTTGGGGTGATCGACGGGTTCCGCTGGTGCCTGCTGGATGATCCCTTCCGGATGGATTCCTTCCTTGCCAGTATCGTGCTCATGGTAGTGATGATGGCGGTCGGGATAGGCTATTTCAGGAAGGTGGAAAAGACCTTTGCAGATACGGTTTAATTAAGTGTAGTTGTAAATTTTGAATAAGCATTTCATGGGTGATTATATCATAGAGATCTCCAATGTTTCCAAGAGCTATACCCTTGCACATGAGGGGAAGGAGAAGTATACGACCCTGAGGGAGGAGATCACCAGGAAGGCGAAGTCCTTTGGTGCCTTCCGTAAGCCAAAGGCCAATCCTGAACTTTCTTCAACAGAAGAATTCTGGGCATTGAATGATGTTTCCTTCAATTTGAAACAGGGGGATAGGGTGGGGATCCTGGGCAGGAATGGCGCGGGTAAGAGTACCTTGCTGAAAGTGTTGAGCAGGATCACCGAGCCCACCAGGGGAACCATCAGGATCAGGGGCCGCGTGGCTAGCTTACTGGAAGTAGGAACGGGTTTCCATCCTGAATTGACCGGAAGGGAAAACATCTTCCTGAATGGTGCCATTCTCGGCATGAGCAGGAACGATGTGCGGAAGAAGTTTGACGAGATTGTAGAGTTTTCAGAAGTGGAGAAGTTCCTGGATACCCCTGTAAAGCGCTACAGTAGCGGAATGTATGTTCGCCTGGCCTTTGCGGTGGCTGCCCACCTGGAGCCGGAGATACTGATCGTGGATGAGGTGTTGGCAGTTGGGGATGCACAGTTCCAGCGGAAATGCCTGGGTAAGATGGAAGATGTGAGCAAGGGAGAGGGCAGGACCTTATTGTTCGTGAGCCATAATATGGCCAGTATCCAGAAACTCTGTAACGATGCCGTGTTGATGGAAAAGGGACAGGTGCTCTTTCATGGAGGTACCCAGGAGGCCGTAACCATGTACCTGAACAAGAACAGGCAGGGCGAAGGCAATTGGGGGCACAGGCATGGCAACGGCCATGTGAAACTCCTGGCCATTGGCCTTGAGTCCAATGAAGGCCGTGCACGGAATGAGTTCATCATGGGTGAAGATGTGTATTTCCGCTTGCGCATCCAGTTCGAGCGGGATGTGCAACACCTCGATATTGGCATGAACTTCAAGAACCTTATGGATGAGACCATTACCCATATTACCAACCTGGATTCCGGTTATGAATTGTCGGGTAGGGAAGGGGAAGTGAAGGATATCCTGGTCAAGGCTACCAATATCTGGTTTACACCGGGGCAATACAATATTGATATTGGGATCGTTGGCCAGGATAAGGAATTCGATATCATTGAGAATGTTGCCGACTTCCAGATGATCCAAAGCAAGGACATCCACCGGCCGGGGATCTTCCCTTCCCATGTAAAAGTATTTACCAAGTCAATTTGGGAGGCCAGCTGATGAATCCCGGGAAATTACCTATCTCAGCCATTGTGGTCGGGAAGAATGATGGTGACCTGTTGCCGAACTGTTTATCCCGCCTGGGGTTTTGTGATGAATTGATCTATGTGGACCTGGGATCCACTGACGGATCTGTTGCACTTGCCGCCGGTTTGGGAGCTACCGTTATCCATCACGAACCGGTTCCGATCGTAGAGATCGTGCATGCCGGGTTATACCAACAGACCAGGCATCCTGCAATCCTGGTGACCGATCCGGATGAAGTATTGGATGAAAATCTGGTAGCTCAGATGCCAAGGTTCCTTGAAAAAATTACAAACGAAAAGGATAATTATGCGGCAATCTATGCGCCAATGGTAAACTATTTTCAAGGATATAGGCTAAGAGGGACAATTTGGGGAGGTGATTATTTGGGTAGGATTATTCTGGTTAACAGGGATAGGTTTGTTTTTGCCCCTTATGTACACAATGGACGGTTACCCAAAGATGGATTTAATGTATTGAATATACAGTTTCAAGGAAATAATGTTGTTCATCACTTTTGGGCTAGATCAAGAAAGCAGCTAATTGAAAAGCATAGGAGATATATTCCTAAGGAAGGAGAATCCCAATATAATAAGGGCTTAAGAACCAATTTAGTTAAAGTAATCCAAACGCCTTTTTTTGCATTTTATGAGTGCTTCATTAAGCATAAAGGTTATAAGGATTCCTTTCAAGGCCTCTGGCTTTCCTGTTTCTGGGCCTGGTACAAATACAATAGCCAGGTACAATTACTAAGATACCAGAGATCGGCCTGAGCGGACCGGTTCACTAGTCATCCATCAACCCATCCTATCGCATATGTCAATCATTTCAAGGTTAAAAAACCTTTTGACAAAGGACACTATTCAGATTGAAGAACTGAAGAAAAGTTTTGTCCCTTACTTGCCTGCTAATCCCAGTATCCTGGAAGCGGGTGCCTGCGACGGTAATGACACCCAGGAATTGGCGCGCTTATGGCCCAAGGGCAAAGTATATTCCTTTGAGCCGGTACCGGAAATGTACAAAAAGGCCGCAGAAAGGAATAGGCAGGAGAAGAATGTAAAGCTCTATCCCTTTGCCCTGAATGATTCAACAGGCAAGGTGACCATCAATATCAGTTCGGGAAGGTCCAATGCGTCCAGCTCGATCCTGAAGCCAAAAGGCCACCTGGACGTGCATCCTGATGTCTTGTTCTCCGAATCGATCGATGTGCCTTCCTTTACCATTGACGATTGGGCCTGCAATGAAGGCGTTACCCATATCGACCTCATGTGGCTGGATATGCAGGGCGCTGAATACAAAGTATTGAAAGCCGCACCAAGGATCCTGCAGACCGTTAAGTTGATCTATTCAGAAGTGAGTTTGATCGAAACCTATGAAGGGGTGGTCTTGTATCCCCAATACAGGGACTGGCTGGCGATGCAGGGATTCAAAGTGATCCGGGAAGACCTGCCTTATGAGGATATGGGGAATGTGTTGTTTGGCAGGGTATAGAAGAAGGAAGAAGAACTATGAGTAATTCGCTTGAGCAGCCGCTGGTTTCTATTGTATTACCAGTAAAGGATCACCTGCGCTTCATTGATGCCCGGCTGGATTCCATCCTGTACCAGGATTATGCAAATTGGACCTGTCATGTGATAGACGGTTGTTCAACCGATGGTACCTGGCAGCGTATCGTGGAGCGGGTAGGAAAGGATCCCCGGTTCCAATTGGAACAGCGGGAACCCCGCGGGATCTATGATGCCTGGAACTATGGCATCCGTAGTGCTAAAGGCCAATACCTCTACATCGCCACCAGTGATGATACCATGGAGCCGAATGGCATCAGCAGCTTTGTAGCGCACCTGGAGCAATACCCGGCATGCGGAATGGCGCATTGCAATCTCCGGATCATTGATGAGCATGGACAGAATGTAGAACCCAATCCCTGGGACAAATACCTTCCCCAGCAATTCTACGGAAGCAAGATGAAGGAATTGCATATCCGGAAGGCTCCTGTAGATGGCCTGTTGCATTCAGTATTGTTCACCATCTATACTTCCGTTACCCAATTGTTTTTCAGGCGGTCTGTCTTTGATGAGGTGGGCCTCTTTTCCCTGCAGTTTGGGGCAAAAGCGGATTTCGAATGGGGAATGCGTGCAAGTTTAATTGTGGACGTATTACATGTGCCTGAGTATTTAGCTACGTGGAGGACCCATCAGGAACAAGTTACAGCAAAAGAATCTCGTTCAAAATCTTCTGTTTATAAGGAGTTGGCCTTGATGGTTGAATCCGCTTCAGTTAGCGGCATATTTAGCTCTAAATATTTGTCTAGATATTATCGTAGTAGGATAGTTGAAATTGGCTGCATTGAACGACCAAAGCGCTTCCAAAGACTTATATTCATAATGATGCAGTTTTTTAAAGATCCCTTGGCTGTAATTGAATATTTTAAATGCAAAGGAGTCAATCCTCTTCAGGTTGCTTCCATTAAACTTGCAGAATCTGGATTCAATAACAAGCCTTGATTTGTGGGACGCCTTGCAAACTAGTCGATGAAAAAAGTATTGATCATTACCCCCACCCCTACCCATCCGGATACTGCGGGTAACCGTAAGATGGTAAAATACCTGGCTTCCTTCTTCAAGGAAAGGGGGTATGAGGTGCATTGTTTATACCTGGCTTTTGAACAATACGATAAGGCCGCAATGAAGGCTTTTTTTAATGGCCATCTTTTTGAAATAGCCAAGGATGATCTTTACAGGACCAGCTTTAATCTCCATCAGCTATCCTTACGGTTGAGGTTGAAATGGTTCAGGGTAGCTGTTAGGTTAAAGAAGTGGTTGGGGCTGATCGGCCAGGATGATTTCCTGTATAATTCCCATCTTGACCAGCATATTGGTATCAATGCACTGGACGCAGCAAGAAAACTGATCGATCCGAAAGCCTATGACATTGTTGTCTGTGAGTATGTTTGGATGTCCTCCCTCTTGTCATTGTTCGGGTCAAAAACCTTTAAGATCATTGATACCCACGATAAGTTTTCCGACAGGTATAAGGTGTTCCAGGAACTTGGGAAGAAACCGGAATGGATCAGTCTTTATCCTGGTGAGGAAAAGCGAGGATTGAAAAGAGCTGACTTGATCCTGGCTTTAAATGAGAACGAGAGGAATTATTTTTCACATCTGACAGGACATAAGACGATTTTGTTTGGATGCTTACCAGGTTATTCACCTTTGCCTAGGAAAAGTTTTGAGAAGCATCTATTGTATATTGCCTCTGCCAATGAATTGAATTTGTTGAGTATAAATTGGTTTATTAAAGAGGTTTTTCCCTTAGTGCAAGAAAGTGATCCAATGGTTAAATTGATCATCGGTGGCAGGATAAGCTCCAAGGTTCATTCTGATAACCCAAGTATTGAGATGATAGGAGAGATTGAAAGCGCTTTGGATTTTTATAAATCGGGTGACATTGTAATTAACCCTGAATTGGGTGGTACTGGCCTAAAAATTAAAACACTAGAAGCCTTATCCATTGGAATGCCTATAGTTGCTACTACCAGTGGTGCTGCTGGAGTGATGCAGCCAAATAAGGACCATATATTAATTGGTAATACTTCAGTGGATCTTGCTGGATGCATCATTCGTCTTTTGAAAGATGAAAGACTGCGAGTTCAAGTTAGCGAAAATGCGATTCAGTGGTTTAAGGATTATAAGTTGTCAATTGAGAAAGGGCTTTTAGACGCAGTTGGGGTAGTTTGATTGGCGCAGGTTATTTTTCAGTATACTATAGTGGTTTATGTTGTAAAATTCCTTAGAGAGAATTGTTCGGCACTTACTTAATCCTCGTCTTTATCTAGAATGAGAGTTGCAATAATTACTCGCGATCAGAATCGCAGCCCTAAGATTTTGGCAATAGGCCTTCAGGATATGCTAAAGAAAATTGGCATAGAGTCTAAGATTTTCTTTGAATCCACAGGGTATTTGCAACGAATATCTTCGGTTTTTCGTAGAACACGCTATCCTATTAGCTTTCACTATAGGTTAAGGAGAAAACTGAAACATCTTACTATTGATTGGCAGATTACTAAGGAGTTAAGGCAGTTTGATATAATTGTAGTCTCAGAATGCACCCCGAATGCCTTTTGGAAGGGTTATATGGATATTGAAAAGCTAAGGGAGAAAACAGGAAAACCAATAG is drawn from Flavihumibacter rivuli and contains these coding sequences:
- a CDS encoding FkbM family methyltransferase, whose protein sequence is MSIISRLKNLLTKDTIQIEELKKSFVPYLPANPSILEAGACDGNDTQELARLWPKGKVYSFEPVPEMYKKAAERNRQEKNVKLYPFALNDSTGKVTINISSGRSNASSSILKPKGHLDVHPDVLFSESIDVPSFTIDDWACNEGVTHIDLMWLDMQGAEYKVLKAAPRILQTVKLIYSEVSLIETYEGVVLYPQYRDWLAMQGFKVIREDLPYEDMGNVLFGRV
- a CDS encoding ABC transporter ATP-binding protein, with product MNKHFMGDYIIEISNVSKSYTLAHEGKEKYTTLREEITRKAKSFGAFRKPKANPELSSTEEFWALNDVSFNLKQGDRVGILGRNGAGKSTLLKVLSRITEPTRGTIRIRGRVASLLEVGTGFHPELTGRENIFLNGAILGMSRNDVRKKFDEIVEFSEVEKFLDTPVKRYSSGMYVRLAFAVAAHLEPEILIVDEVLAVGDAQFQRKCLGKMEDVSKGEGRTLLFVSHNMASIQKLCNDAVLMEKGQVLFHGGTQEAVTMYLNKNRQGEGNWGHRHGNGHVKLLAIGLESNEGRARNEFIMGEDVYFRLRIQFERDVQHLDIGMNFKNLMDETITHITNLDSGYELSGREGEVKDILVKATNIWFTPGQYNIDIGIVGQDKEFDIIENVADFQMIQSKDIHRPGIFPSHVKVFTKSIWEAS
- a CDS encoding GumC family protein, translated to MDQSSESFAIKKPDFTPMELVFRYIKYLPWVVLSLVVFFILAYINLRYTPNVYSARGQMIIKSESPYSTGDEKFNSLFLMDQGPNLNNEMVILRSTNLVQRVVRDLGLQTEYTGVGKVRSTLLYKTSPIKLEILKKKDSSAVYFKVILIDNKRYKLEGEEQEKLSGQPFETPQGLFRITIQDMPFIEFDTKEFEVAYYPVDIAAERMIPAINVKQVNEQANILDISFQSTDMQLAADFVNSLMEEYAQLTIEDKNTIAQNTIRFIDDRLDSLKSELSGVENTIQRFQETNQGIALESQSELYVSSMSEMDKKTNEVLVRKKVLEWLRSYLASKENDNNTVPVNLGVEETSIIPLIGAYNDLQVKKSALLKSTTAQNPKVVEMSTSLDKLRQDLVEALNSVERAYDIELGQLQQRYNLIQQKAVSIPGKARQLLNVERQQKIKEELYLLLLSKKEEVAIGAASVLPNSSVLEKATNRGSLVAPIRKSVFMKFLLMGLALPVLIIALIEFLNDKVTIRSDIEKQTGAPIAGEIGRSEDPSPLLVTQQNRSFITEQFRAIRSNMAYLASNAKKPTILVTSSMSGEGKSFISTNVGAAYALAGKKTLILEFDIRKPKVASNLGVSTRKGLSSYLVTNDDPEDLITKVPNVDGLYIFPCGVIPPNPAEMLLFPKMDELFAWAKRNFDVVIIDSAPVGVVSDALTLGKYADATLFIVRQGYTHKKMIEMVEKIYQQNRLPGLSLVINDVKAQPGYGYGYGYGYGYGYGKKGYMGDYFDSTGKSKTSFLKSLFSKDK
- a CDS encoding glycosyltransferase family 4 protein, whose protein sequence is MKKVLIITPTPTHPDTAGNRKMVKYLASFFKERGYEVHCLYLAFEQYDKAAMKAFFNGHLFEIAKDDLYRTSFNLHQLSLRLRLKWFRVAVRLKKWLGLIGQDDFLYNSHLDQHIGINALDAARKLIDPKAYDIVVCEYVWMSSLLSLFGSKTFKIIDTHDKFSDRYKVFQELGKKPEWISLYPGEEKRGLKRADLILALNENERNYFSHLTGHKTILFGCLPGYSPLPRKSFEKHLLYIASANELNLLSINWFIKEVFPLVQESDPMVKLIIGGRISSKVHSDNPSIEMIGEIESALDFYKSGDIVINPELGGTGLKIKTLEALSIGMPIVATTSGAAGVMQPNKDHILIGNTSVDLAGCIIRLLKDERLRVQVSENAIQWFKDYKLSIEKGLLDAVGVV
- a CDS encoding UpxY family transcription antiterminator is translated as MEKRSWYALYTKPRWEKKVNELLHKKGFESYCPLNKVRRKWSDRYKVIEEPLFKSYVFVCLSDKEKTDVRMLDGVVNFVYWLGKPARVKQEEIEKIKRFLGEHSHVEVEQLPALEPGVKVVINAGVFMDHEARVITEGKKDVELLIESLGLKLVARIGKDKVSIQS
- a CDS encoding ABC transporter permease, translating into MPFEEELVIEAGQSERNYWRDLWRFRELFYILSWRDIKVRYKQTVIGAAWSILRPLLTTLIFAFIFGRVAKLENPGSAPYLLMVFAGMLPWQFFANAMSDASNSLVGNANLITKVYFPRMIVPASSIITSFVDFAISFGLLVLIMAWYQFLPPIQVLLLPVFILITFLCALGIGLFLTALNVKYRDFRYIVPFIVQFGLYITPVGFNSSVIPDKWRMIYILNPMVGVIDGFRWCLLDDPFRMDSFLASIVLMVVMMAVGIGYFRKVEKTFADTV
- a CDS encoding polysaccharide biosynthesis/export family protein, translating into MLNKLMPGAVLLSALFLLVGCMASKKNHEQRLYLQGIDSLKYKELAVPVPVIKKGDLLTILVYSDSKDATELFNQPQGGSTGGAMGGNSSNLSSTGRGYQVDENGQIYFHSLGLLKVEGMTKSELAVLLRDKLKVYLQNPYVTVRYTNARVTVLGEVAKPGVIELPDQKVSILDVLGWSGDLTPFGRRDNILVVREIDGQRVTGRLDIRSSDIYGSPFFYLQQNDMVYIEPNRRKPTGNEQVLTRNIAIGTSVLSVIAIIASLIAR
- a CDS encoding glycosyltransferase, which codes for MSNSLEQPLVSIVLPVKDHLRFIDARLDSILYQDYANWTCHVIDGCSTDGTWQRIVERVGKDPRFQLEQREPRGIYDAWNYGIRSAKGQYLYIATSDDTMEPNGISSFVAHLEQYPACGMAHCNLRIIDEHGQNVEPNPWDKYLPQQFYGSKMKELHIRKAPVDGLLHSVLFTIYTSVTQLFFRRSVFDEVGLFSLQFGAKADFEWGMRASLIVDVLHVPEYLATWRTHQEQVTAKESRSKSSVYKELALMVESASVSGIFSSKYLSRYYRSRIVEIGCIERPKRFQRLIFIMMQFFKDPLAVIEYFKCKGVNPLQVASIKLAESGFNNKP